From the Actinopolymorpha singaporensis genome, the window CGCGGAAGAACCCGGCCGCCACTTCCGAAGGGCATCCCCAGCCCTAGGCGTCGGCGTTCGGGAGCAGGATCCACAAGGCGAGGTAGACGAGGATCTGCGGTCCCGGCAGGGCGCAGGACAGCACGAACGCCACCCGCACGACTCCCCGGGACACTCCGAAGCGCTGGGCCAGGCCCGCGCACACTCCGGCGATCATCCGACCCTGACGTGGGCGTTCCAGTGCTGCCATGAGACGCGTCCTCCGGTGGTGATCAGTGATCAGTTCGCGTGCCCGGCCATTGTGCGCGATGCCCGCACCGACCGCACGTCGGTGCGGGCCCGCGTTCGCCGCGTGCGCGGCGTCAGGAACGCTGGTCCAGCCGCGCGGTGAGGGCGGGTACGACGGCCAGCCAGCCGGCCGCGGCCGCCTCGGTGTCGACGGTGGCCAGGGCCTGCGCGGCACCGGGCCGGTCCTGGGCCAGGTCGAGCGCGCAGGCCACCATGAACGCACCGGCGGGGGAGTCCGGCCCGAGGAGTTCGGTGACGTCGCGCCAGCCGCCCCACGCGGCCAGCCGCAGCACCTCCGACCACGCGCTGACCAGCCGGTCGGCGGCGTCGGCGTCCATCTCCTTGCTCACCGAGTCGGCGAGCTCTACCAGGTCGAAGATGTTGTCGTCGTGCGGGGTGAAGCTCACGTCGTCGCGGGCAGCCACGGCGACCAGGTCGAGGCCCGGGAGCTCGCCGGTGGACCCCTGCGCCACCTCCGCCTGCATGCGGTCGACGTCGGTCCACACCGCCAGCCGGGCGCCGTCGGGTGCGGGCGTACCGAGGTAGGCGGGGTGCCCGTCGGTCAGCGCGGTGCCGCGCAGGGCGTAGAAGCCCTCGTCGGCGAGTCCGAACCACAGTGTCAGCGCCGGGGCGGCGTCCTCC encodes:
- a CDS encoding PspC domain-containing protein codes for the protein MAALERPRQGRMIAGVCAGLAQRFGVSRGVVRVAFVLSCALPGPQILVYLALWILLPNADA